One window from the genome of Hippoglossus hippoglossus isolate fHipHip1 chromosome 6, fHipHip1.pri, whole genome shotgun sequence encodes:
- the mov10l1 gene encoding RNA helicase Mov10l1 isoform X1 — translation MLTALRCVLSKLVSPLWRTEEVDGEDNFPCASGTEDVRHLRGGVVTQLFLDHGMIDSAVYFTSGQVLGGMPLKEGDLVNCIAVRDGAQGGWKAVRVEKSADAWEDGGRTSLEADSMHLRPLIGTVTSFESDGGYINQTTYFPRNSLWEGYEPMKGDWVQAKYFINPTQWTTQAHSVVPLRYCRLDQVHVTSVFGNNGVVEDKVFFSLDSLLLPTQYRPVPGHLVNLVMVESNQSIYSWRALCMAPCLQSVILPAAILPETELQSLLENKGGLNVTEYGQFGDQGIGDRRELVLWIQNKGSETHRLKCCDFAGWDSEKQFSLVTVRGSAPQRQKQPLRVNSTVSGSTPASTEKQACDAKEVEKENGDVDKENIHIQERELDIPPGGRLSVVVACQAKSLGSCAELLLLHFSSFTIGRRLEVTVGSEEENLLQPSLPYAPSDACSLPAVPSQVITVSASKGPTRLTNRRLPNFLASFPAPRALRDCVEAQRDVLVVEPSLGEVLSPSNMYSRFSALLWLEELHAEREVGEFSIIGAILRKGAVHLHLEVLGLAEGRPSLNIGDRIVLKKPRNDGAVMEYVSFVTEINDEDVSLRVNSEFQRSYLGEPLDVEFSYNRTTTRRCHNALLQTKQFGGILFPSRVTPQTPQWTGKWMEEPDQNQATEDDEAPRPKNRNVSRVSIDMKSKATQTKNGGLVSKPIPSKGHLFNPELNPPQRKAVKSILEGECRPVPYVLFGPPGTGKTITLIESILQVYHFIPSSRVLVCTPSNSAADLICVRLLDSGFLHAASLARVNASCRQDESIPEVLRLYSRAGEDIRQASFHRIVVSTCSSAGMFHSIGLQVGHFTHLFLDEAGQATEPESLIPMSLVSERDGQIVLAGDPRQLGPIVKSKLAAAFGLGVSLLERLMSNPLYSRQDWGYNPKLVTKLIYNYRSHEALLTLPSKLFYQGELCCEASRAVVESLCQWKTLPKKGFPLLFHGVRGTEMREGKNPSWFNPVEAVQVMLYCCQLAKKLYNPVDASDIGIIAPYKKQCEKIRVLLGKVGLSDIKVGSVEEFQGQEFLVIIMSTVRSNESVPSDDLQNALGFLANPKRFNVAVTRPKALLLIVGNPHILIRDLCFRALLQYCFINGAYLGCDPPPSLRDSQIVTEEQRAE, via the exons ATGCTGACTGCTCTGCGCTGTGTCCTGTCCAAGCTGGTGTCTCCACTGTGGAGGACCGAAGAGGTGGATGGAGAAGACAACTTCCCCTGTGCATCAG GCACAGAGGACGTCCGCCACCTGCGGGGCGGTGTGGTGACCCAGCTCTTCCTCGACCATGGCATGATAGACAGTGCTGTGTACTTCACCAGCGGCCAGGTGTTGGGCGGGATGCCGCTGAAAGAAGGGGACCTGGTGAACTGTATAGCAGTGAGAGATGGTGCCCAGGGTGGATGGAAAGCTGTCAGG GTGGAGAAGAGTGCAGATGCCTGGGAGGACGGAGGTAGAACCTCACTAGAGGCTGACAGTATGCATCTCCGGCCTCTCATCGGCACAGTCACGTCATTTGAGAGCGATGGCGGCTACATAAACCAGACCACATACTTCCCACGCAACAGTCTTTGGGAAG GTTATGAGCCAATGAAAGGCGACTGGGTCCAAGCTAAATATTTTATCAATCCAACCCAGTGGACCACCCAGGCTCATTCTGTGGTCCCCTTACGCTATTGCCGCCTAGACCAG GTGCATGTGACCAGCGTGTTTGGTAACAATGGAGTGGTGGAGGACAAAGTGTTCTTCAGCCTGGACTCTCTGCTACTGCCCACCCAATACCGGCCTGTGCCAGGGCACCTGGTGAACCTGGTAATGGTGGAGAGCAATCAGTCCATCTACAGTTGGAGAGCCCTGTGCATGGCGCCCTGCCTTCAGAG TGTGATTCTTCCTGCTGCAATTCTCCCAGAGACTGAACTCCAGAGCCTCCTCGAAAACAAAGGAGGCCTGAACGTAACAGAGTATGGGCAGTTTGGAGATCAGGGGATTGGGGATAGACGAGAGCTGGTGCTCTGGATACA AAATAAAGGTTCAGAGACCCACAGGTTGAAATGCTGTGACTTTGCCGGCTGGGACTCTGAAAAGCAGTTCAGCCTTGTTACTGTGAGAGGCTCCGcaccacagagacagaaacagccTTTGCGTGTAAACAGTACAGTGTCTGGTTCTACTCCTGCGTCTACTGAAAAACAAGCCTGTGATGCAAAAGAGGTAGAGAAAGAAAATGGTGATGTGGATAAGGAGAATATCCATATCCAGGAAAGAGAGCTGGATATTCCACCAGGAGGGAGGCTGTCTGTTGTAGTAGCCTGCCAAGCAAA GAGCCTGGGAAGCTGTGCCgagctgctgttgctgcacTTCTCTTCTTTCACCATTGGGAGGCGCCTGGAGGTCACAGTGGGCAGTGAAGAGGAGAACCTGCTGCAGCCCTCGCTGCCCTACGCTCCCAGTGACGCTTGTTCTCTCCCAGCAGTACCCTCTCAAGTGATCACTGTCTCTGCTTCAAAAGGCCCAACAAG GCTTACTAATCGGCGGCTCCCAAACTTCTTAGCGAGCTTTCCAGCGCCTCGTGCTTTGAGAGACTGTGTGGAGGCGCAGAGGGACGTGCTGGTGGTTGAGCCAAGCCTCGGAGAG GTGCTGTCACCATCCAACATGTATTCACGCTTCTCAGCCCTTCTCTGGTTGGAAGAACTGCACGCAGAGAGGGAAGTGGGAGAATTCTCAATCATTGGAGCCATTCTCAGGAAGGGAGCTGTCCACCTGCACTTAGAGGTCCTGGGGTTGGCTGAAGGCAGACCCAGTCTTAATATAG GGGACAGAATAGTGTTGAAGAAACCACGGAATGACGGTGCGGTAATGGAGTACGTGAGTTTCGTCACAGAG ATCAATGATGAGGATGTTAGTTTGAGAGTAAACTCCGAGTTTCAGCGCAGTTACCTTGGAGAGCCGCTTGATGTTGAGTTCTCTTACAACag AACCACCACGAGGCGGTGTCATAATGCACTTCTCCAGACGAAGCAGTTTGGAGGCA TTCTCTTCCCCTCCAGGGTGACTCCTCAGACCCCTCAGTGGACAGGAAAGTGGATGGAGGAGCCAGACCAAAACCAAGCAACAGAGGACGATgag GCTCCAAGGCcgaaaaacagaaatgtgtcgAGGGTTTCCATCGACATGAAGTCAAAGGCCACGCAGACTAAAA ATGGAGGCCTAGTGTCGAAACCCATTCCCAGCAAAGGGCACCTCTTTAACCCAGAGCTGAACCCCCCTCAGAGAAAGGCAGTGAAGAGCATCCTGGAAGGAGAGTGTCGCCCCGTTCCTTATGTGCTATTTGGACCTCCAGGCACCGGAAAGACAATCACCCTCATAGAGTCCATACTACAG GTTTACCACTTTATCCCCAGCAGTCGGGTGCTCGTGTGTACTCCCTCCAACAGTGCTGCTGACCTCATCTGCGTCCGTCTGCTTGACAGCGGCTTCCTGCATGCAGCAAGTCTGGCCCGCGTCAATGCGTCTTGTAGGCAGGATGAG TCAATCCCAGAAGTACTGAGACTGTACTCCAGGGCAGGAGAGGACATCCGTCAGGCCTCTTTTCACAGGATCGTGGTCAGCACCTGCTCCAGCGCTGGGATGTTCCACAGTATTGGACTACA AGTGGGACATTTCACTCACTTGTTCTTGGACGAAGCCGGCCAGGCCACTGAGCCAGAGTCCCTGATCCCCATGAGCCttgtgtcagagagagatggacag ATAGTGTTGGCCGGAGACCCCCGTCAGTTGGGTCCAATAGTGAAGTCCAAGCTGGCTGCTGCCTTTGGCCTGGGGGTGTCTTTGTTAGAGAGGCTCATGTCCAACCCACTGTACTCCAGACAGGACTGGGGATACAACCCTAAGCTG GTGACTAAGCTTATTTACAACTATCGATCTCATGAGGCCCTGCTCACGCTGCCTTCCAAGCTCTTCTACCAGGGGGAGCTGTGCTGTGAAGCCTCCAGGGCCGTAGTAGAGTCCCTCTGTCAGTGGAAAACCCTGCCCAAAAAAggcttccctctcctctttcacgGCGTCAGG gGTACAGAAATGAGGGAAGGTAAAAACCCATCGTGGTTCAACCCTGTGGAGGCCGTGCAGGTGATGCTCTACTGCTGCCAGCTGGCCAAGAAGCTCTACAACCCTGTGGATGCCTCTGACATCGGCATCATTGCCCCCTACAAGAAACAA TGTGAGAAGATTCGGGTGCTGCTGGGTAAGGTTGGCCTCTCTGACATCAAAGTGGGCTCAGTGGAAGAGTTCCAAGGACAAGAGTTCCTGGTCATCATCATGTCTACG
- the mov10l1 gene encoding RNA helicase Mov10l1 isoform X2 produces the protein MLTALRCVLSKLVSPLWRTEEVDGEDNFPCASGTEDVRHLRGGVVTQLFLDHGMIDSAVYFTSGQVLGGMPLKEGDLVNCIAVRDGAQGGWKAVRVEKSADAWEDGGRTSLEADSMHLRPLIGTVTSFESDGGYINQTTYFPRNSLWEGYEPMKGDWVQAKYFINPTQWTTQAHSVVPLRYCRLDQVHVTSVFGNNGVVEDKVFFSLDSLLLPTQYRPVPGHLVNLVMVESNQSIYSWRALCMAPCLQSVILPAAILPETELQSLLENKGGLNVTEYGQFGDQGIGDRRELVLWIQNKGSETHRLKCCDFAGWDSEKQFSLVTVRGSAPQRQKQPLRVNSTVSGSTPASTEKQACDAKEVEKENGDVDKENIHIQERELDIPPGGRLSVVVACQAKSLGSCAELLLLHFSSFTIGRRLEVTVGSEEENLLQPSLPYAPSDACSLPAVPSQVITVSASKGPTRLTNRRLPNFLASFPAPRALRDCVEAQRDVLVVEPSLGEVLSPSNMYSRFSALLWLEELHAEREVGEFSIIGAILRKGAVHLHLEVLGLAEGRPSLNIGDRIVLKKPRNDGAVMEYVSFVTEINDEDVSLRVNSEFQRSYLGEPLDVEFSYNRTTTRRCHNALLQTKQFGGILFPSRVTPQTPQWTGKWMEENQAPRPKNRNVSRVSIDMKSKATQTKNGGLVSKPIPSKGHLFNPELNPPQRKAVKSILEGECRPVPYVLFGPPGTGKTITLIESILQVYHFIPSSRVLVCTPSNSAADLICVRLLDSGFLHAASLARVNASCRQDESIPEVLRLYSRAGEDIRQASFHRIVVSTCSSAGMFHSIGLQVGHFTHLFLDEAGQATEPESLIPMSLVSERDGQIVLAGDPRQLGPIVKSKLAAAFGLGVSLLERLMSNPLYSRQDWGYNPKLVTKLIYNYRSHEALLTLPSKLFYQGELCCEASRAVVESLCQWKTLPKKGFPLLFHGVRGTEMREGKNPSWFNPVEAVQVMLYCCQLAKKLYNPVDASDIGIIAPYKKQCEKIRVLLGKVGLSDIKVGSVEEFQGQEFLVIIMSTVRSNESVPSDDLQNALGFLANPKRFNVAVTRPKALLLIVGNPHILIRDLCFRALLQYCFINGAYLGCDPPPSLRDSQIVTEEQRAE, from the exons ATGCTGACTGCTCTGCGCTGTGTCCTGTCCAAGCTGGTGTCTCCACTGTGGAGGACCGAAGAGGTGGATGGAGAAGACAACTTCCCCTGTGCATCAG GCACAGAGGACGTCCGCCACCTGCGGGGCGGTGTGGTGACCCAGCTCTTCCTCGACCATGGCATGATAGACAGTGCTGTGTACTTCACCAGCGGCCAGGTGTTGGGCGGGATGCCGCTGAAAGAAGGGGACCTGGTGAACTGTATAGCAGTGAGAGATGGTGCCCAGGGTGGATGGAAAGCTGTCAGG GTGGAGAAGAGTGCAGATGCCTGGGAGGACGGAGGTAGAACCTCACTAGAGGCTGACAGTATGCATCTCCGGCCTCTCATCGGCACAGTCACGTCATTTGAGAGCGATGGCGGCTACATAAACCAGACCACATACTTCCCACGCAACAGTCTTTGGGAAG GTTATGAGCCAATGAAAGGCGACTGGGTCCAAGCTAAATATTTTATCAATCCAACCCAGTGGACCACCCAGGCTCATTCTGTGGTCCCCTTACGCTATTGCCGCCTAGACCAG GTGCATGTGACCAGCGTGTTTGGTAACAATGGAGTGGTGGAGGACAAAGTGTTCTTCAGCCTGGACTCTCTGCTACTGCCCACCCAATACCGGCCTGTGCCAGGGCACCTGGTGAACCTGGTAATGGTGGAGAGCAATCAGTCCATCTACAGTTGGAGAGCCCTGTGCATGGCGCCCTGCCTTCAGAG TGTGATTCTTCCTGCTGCAATTCTCCCAGAGACTGAACTCCAGAGCCTCCTCGAAAACAAAGGAGGCCTGAACGTAACAGAGTATGGGCAGTTTGGAGATCAGGGGATTGGGGATAGACGAGAGCTGGTGCTCTGGATACA AAATAAAGGTTCAGAGACCCACAGGTTGAAATGCTGTGACTTTGCCGGCTGGGACTCTGAAAAGCAGTTCAGCCTTGTTACTGTGAGAGGCTCCGcaccacagagacagaaacagccTTTGCGTGTAAACAGTACAGTGTCTGGTTCTACTCCTGCGTCTACTGAAAAACAAGCCTGTGATGCAAAAGAGGTAGAGAAAGAAAATGGTGATGTGGATAAGGAGAATATCCATATCCAGGAAAGAGAGCTGGATATTCCACCAGGAGGGAGGCTGTCTGTTGTAGTAGCCTGCCAAGCAAA GAGCCTGGGAAGCTGTGCCgagctgctgttgctgcacTTCTCTTCTTTCACCATTGGGAGGCGCCTGGAGGTCACAGTGGGCAGTGAAGAGGAGAACCTGCTGCAGCCCTCGCTGCCCTACGCTCCCAGTGACGCTTGTTCTCTCCCAGCAGTACCCTCTCAAGTGATCACTGTCTCTGCTTCAAAAGGCCCAACAAG GCTTACTAATCGGCGGCTCCCAAACTTCTTAGCGAGCTTTCCAGCGCCTCGTGCTTTGAGAGACTGTGTGGAGGCGCAGAGGGACGTGCTGGTGGTTGAGCCAAGCCTCGGAGAG GTGCTGTCACCATCCAACATGTATTCACGCTTCTCAGCCCTTCTCTGGTTGGAAGAACTGCACGCAGAGAGGGAAGTGGGAGAATTCTCAATCATTGGAGCCATTCTCAGGAAGGGAGCTGTCCACCTGCACTTAGAGGTCCTGGGGTTGGCTGAAGGCAGACCCAGTCTTAATATAG GGGACAGAATAGTGTTGAAGAAACCACGGAATGACGGTGCGGTAATGGAGTACGTGAGTTTCGTCACAGAG ATCAATGATGAGGATGTTAGTTTGAGAGTAAACTCCGAGTTTCAGCGCAGTTACCTTGGAGAGCCGCTTGATGTTGAGTTCTCTTACAACag AACCACCACGAGGCGGTGTCATAATGCACTTCTCCAGACGAAGCAGTTTGGAGGCA TTCTCTTCCCCTCCAGGGTGACTCCTCAGACCCCTCAGTGGACAGGAAAGTGGATGGAG GAAAACCAGGCTCCAAGGCcgaaaaacagaaatgtgtcgAGGGTTTCCATCGACATGAAGTCAAAGGCCACGCAGACTAAAA ATGGAGGCCTAGTGTCGAAACCCATTCCCAGCAAAGGGCACCTCTTTAACCCAGAGCTGAACCCCCCTCAGAGAAAGGCAGTGAAGAGCATCCTGGAAGGAGAGTGTCGCCCCGTTCCTTATGTGCTATTTGGACCTCCAGGCACCGGAAAGACAATCACCCTCATAGAGTCCATACTACAG GTTTACCACTTTATCCCCAGCAGTCGGGTGCTCGTGTGTACTCCCTCCAACAGTGCTGCTGACCTCATCTGCGTCCGTCTGCTTGACAGCGGCTTCCTGCATGCAGCAAGTCTGGCCCGCGTCAATGCGTCTTGTAGGCAGGATGAG TCAATCCCAGAAGTACTGAGACTGTACTCCAGGGCAGGAGAGGACATCCGTCAGGCCTCTTTTCACAGGATCGTGGTCAGCACCTGCTCCAGCGCTGGGATGTTCCACAGTATTGGACTACA AGTGGGACATTTCACTCACTTGTTCTTGGACGAAGCCGGCCAGGCCACTGAGCCAGAGTCCCTGATCCCCATGAGCCttgtgtcagagagagatggacag ATAGTGTTGGCCGGAGACCCCCGTCAGTTGGGTCCAATAGTGAAGTCCAAGCTGGCTGCTGCCTTTGGCCTGGGGGTGTCTTTGTTAGAGAGGCTCATGTCCAACCCACTGTACTCCAGACAGGACTGGGGATACAACCCTAAGCTG GTGACTAAGCTTATTTACAACTATCGATCTCATGAGGCCCTGCTCACGCTGCCTTCCAAGCTCTTCTACCAGGGGGAGCTGTGCTGTGAAGCCTCCAGGGCCGTAGTAGAGTCCCTCTGTCAGTGGAAAACCCTGCCCAAAAAAggcttccctctcctctttcacgGCGTCAGG gGTACAGAAATGAGGGAAGGTAAAAACCCATCGTGGTTCAACCCTGTGGAGGCCGTGCAGGTGATGCTCTACTGCTGCCAGCTGGCCAAGAAGCTCTACAACCCTGTGGATGCCTCTGACATCGGCATCATTGCCCCCTACAAGAAACAA TGTGAGAAGATTCGGGTGCTGCTGGGTAAGGTTGGCCTCTCTGACATCAAAGTGGGCTCAGTGGAAGAGTTCCAAGGACAAGAGTTCCTGGTCATCATCATGTCTACG